In the Leptospira limi genome, one interval contains:
- a CDS encoding endonuclease III domain-containing protein has protein sequence MKRSKKTPNITEVYRLLEAEFGVVETPLTFTKPYELAIAVILSAQCTDERVNQVTPELFRTFPTLESFAKAPLSAIEKKIFSTGFYKNKAKSIQGFAKMVLAEFGGEIPKTMEEAIKLPGFGRKTANVVLAEIYGVVEGFVVDTHVKRLTKRLGFTKKTDPVQIEREMMKITPKEICRNLSLYLIFLGRKYCQARRTFCSDCPLSSLCPSYSESVS, from the coding sequence TTGAAACGATCCAAAAAAACTCCCAATATCACCGAAGTATACCGTCTCCTTGAGGCGGAATTCGGTGTCGTCGAAACCCCCCTTACATTTACAAAACCTTATGAGTTGGCAATCGCTGTCATCCTCAGTGCACAGTGTACGGATGAACGTGTAAACCAAGTCACCCCCGAACTCTTTCGTACCTTTCCGACTCTTGAGTCTTTTGCGAAAGCACCTTTATCTGCGATTGAGAAAAAAATCTTTTCCACTGGGTTTTATAAAAACAAAGCCAAAAGTATACAAGGTTTTGCAAAAATGGTGTTAGCAGAATTTGGTGGTGAGATTCCTAAAACAATGGAGGAAGCAATCAAACTCCCTGGCTTCGGACGGAAAACAGCCAATGTGGTGCTTGCTGAAATTTATGGAGTCGTGGAAGGGTTTGTGGTGGATACCCACGTAAAACGATTAACCAAACGACTTGGTTTCACAAAAAAAACTGATCCCGTACAAATTGAACGGGAGATGATGAAAATTACCCCTAAGGAAATTTGCCGAAACCTATCTCTTTACCTAATATTTCTCGGTCGTAAGTACTGCCAGGCGCGCCGGACGTTTTGTTCGGATTGTCCACTTTCTTCCCTATGTCCTTCTTATTCGGAGTCGGTTTCATAA
- a CDS encoding UbiA-like polyprenyltransferase — translation MNFFKNLFLYAKMVKFSHTLFALPFAGISFVLAYLESSLDTGDLLRIGALILVCMVSARSAAMGFNRYVDSEIDEKNPRTQNREIPAGKISKVSALLFIGLSAFIFIFASFFVNKLAFLLSFPALFILFLYSLTKRFTLFCHLVLGFAISLAPLGAWIAITETVNVVPILFSLGLLFHISAFDVLYAIQDMDFDAKEKLHSIPSKLGETKSRIIAVILHTLSFVFFILAGISAELGFMYFLILSVIGILVLYEHKISYQYKQKDLPLIFYQINSWISVVLFLAILFDKWNEFLLKISSGISFR, via the coding sequence ATGAACTTCTTCAAAAATCTATTTCTTTACGCTAAAATGGTTAAATTTTCCCACACACTTTTTGCTTTGCCTTTTGCTGGGATCAGCTTTGTCCTCGCTTACCTCGAGTCGAGTCTCGATACGGGTGATTTGCTGCGGATTGGAGCTTTGATCCTTGTTTGTATGGTCAGTGCTCGTAGTGCTGCCATGGGTTTCAACAGGTATGTGGATTCAGAAATTGATGAAAAAAATCCCCGCACACAAAACCGAGAAATCCCTGCTGGAAAAATTTCCAAAGTATCGGCGTTACTCTTCATCGGGCTTTCCGCTTTCATTTTTATCTTTGCTAGTTTTTTTGTGAACAAACTGGCTTTCCTACTTTCCTTCCCGGCACTCTTCATTTTGTTTTTGTATTCTCTCACCAAACGATTTACCTTGTTTTGCCATTTGGTTCTCGGTTTTGCGATCTCTCTTGCGCCACTCGGTGCTTGGATTGCTATCACAGAAACAGTGAATGTAGTTCCCATTTTATTTTCACTAGGACTCTTATTTCATATTTCCGCATTTGATGTGTTATATGCCATTCAGGATATGGATTTTGATGCCAAAGAAAAACTCCATAGCATTCCTTCCAAATTAGGGGAAACCAAATCCCGTATCATTGCTGTTATCTTACATACTCTTTCGTTTGTATTTTTTATCCTCGCAGGGATTAGTGCCGAACTTGGGTTTATGTATTTTTTAATCCTCTCTGTGATTGGGATTTTGGTGTTGTATGAACATAAAATCTCTTACCAATACAAACAAAAGGATCTCCCTCTCATTTTTTACCAAATCAATTCCTGGATCAGTGTGGTTTTGTTTTTGGCAATCCTCTTTGATAAATGGAATGAGTTTTTACTGAAGATTTCCTCTGGAATTAGTTTTCGATGA
- a CDS encoding UbiX family flavin prenyltransferase gives MKLVVGLAGASGSIYAARFLKALYEIEGETYITASPASLRIFSEEYETMVKTTEDILSFVEEKWKVKPKHKFHVRNFFDIGSDIASGSNVWDAMVVIPCSMKTVASMSAGLTENLIERAADVTLKERRRLIVVPRETPYNRIHLRNMLALDEAGAILLPASPGFYQMPKTLDDLGDFITGRIFNLIGLPQTLFPKWEG, from the coding sequence ATGAAACTCGTTGTGGGCCTTGCGGGTGCAAGTGGTAGCATTTATGCTGCTCGATTTTTAAAAGCATTGTATGAGATCGAAGGGGAAACCTACATCACGGCAAGTCCCGCATCCTTACGTATCTTTTCAGAAGAATATGAAACAATGGTGAAAACCACTGAAGATATTTTGTCTTTTGTGGAAGAGAAGTGGAAGGTAAAACCCAAACACAAATTCCATGTTCGTAATTTTTTTGATATCGGTTCTGACATAGCCAGTGGTTCCAATGTTTGGGATGCCATGGTTGTGATCCCCTGTAGTATGAAAACAGTGGCATCGATGTCTGCAGGGTTAACGGAAAACTTAATCGAACGAGCCGCCGATGTGACCTTAAAGGAAAGAAGGCGTCTCATTGTAGTCCCGAGAGAAACTCCCTACAACCGCATCCACCTCAGGAACATGTTAGCTTTAGATGAAGCAGGGGCCATCCTCTTACCTGCATCCCCTGGATTTTACCAAATGCCAAAAACTTTGGATGACCTTGGTGATTTTATCACGGGGAGGATTTTTAATCTAATCGGTCTCCCCCAAACTCTGTTCCCTAAGTGGGAGGGGTAA
- a CDS encoding acyl-CoA thioesterase: MVETIQNKLRDMELVTQHLVQPDDLNYHNNLFGGKMLSWIDEGMAMYVMNKIRYTNIVTMSMDNVVFRSPARAGDIIQIYGKIVKYGKSSITSRTLAITNHPQTGKMAAVIESDITYVCLGENGKPTAYFRNFTPPT; the protein is encoded by the coding sequence ATGGTCGAGACAATTCAGAACAAACTGCGGGATATGGAACTAGTCACCCAACACTTGGTCCAACCAGACGATTTAAACTACCATAACAATCTTTTTGGTGGGAAAATGCTCTCCTGGATTGATGAGGGAATGGCGATGTATGTCATGAACAAAATTCGGTACACCAATATCGTCACGATGAGTATGGACAATGTGGTGTTTCGTTCCCCAGCGCGGGCAGGTGACATCATCCAAATTTATGGAAAGATTGTAAAATATGGAAAATCTTCCATCACCTCAAGAACTCTTGCCATTACTAACCACCCCCAAACAGGGAAAATGGCCGCCGTCATCGAAAGTGATATCACCTACGTATGCTTAGGTGAAAATGGAAAACCAACTGCGTATTTTAGAAACTTTACCCCTCCCACTTAG
- the pyrB gene encoding aspartate carbamoyltransferase, producing MYEYSHKNILDTLQFSKEDLNFLIEKTNRMSALHESGKAFGILHGKLLASLFFEASTRTRMSFEAAMERLGGRLISTVGFQFSSISKGETLYDTMKMIEAYCDIAVIRHPVEGSSRIAAGAVNIPVINAGDGAGQHPTQALLDLYTIFSEKKKIDGLNIAFIGDLKYGRTIHSLINLLRHYPVHLYLISPEELKLPEKYKKNLEGFPMTWEETTDIKAIWDADVAYVTRIQEERFPDHREYEKLKDIYKVNKELVLASKKDTTILHPLPRVNELSTDVDDLPNAAYFRQAKYGVVVRMVLLCLSLGVNFD from the coding sequence ATGTATGAATACTCCCACAAAAACATTTTAGACACCTTACAATTTTCCAAAGAAGACCTCAATTTCCTAATCGAAAAAACAAATCGAATGAGTGCCCTACATGAATCGGGAAAGGCGTTTGGGATCCTTCACGGGAAACTCCTTGCTTCCTTGTTTTTTGAGGCAAGTACCCGCACTCGGATGAGTTTTGAAGCTGCTATGGAAAGACTTGGTGGAAGGCTCATCTCTACGGTGGGGTTTCAGTTTTCCTCTATCTCCAAAGGGGAAACTTTGTATGATACCATGAAGATGATTGAAGCCTATTGTGATATTGCTGTGATCCGCCACCCCGTCGAAGGTTCTTCTCGGATTGCCGCAGGTGCTGTGAACATCCCTGTGATCAATGCAGGAGATGGGGCAGGGCAACACCCCACACAAGCACTTCTCGATTTATATACTATCTTTTCGGAAAAGAAGAAAATAGATGGGTTAAACATTGCTTTCATCGGGGACTTAAAGTATGGACGGACCATCCATTCGCTCATCAACCTCTTACGCCATTATCCAGTGCATTTGTATCTCATCAGTCCCGAAGAATTAAAACTCCCTGAAAAGTACAAAAAGAACTTAGAAGGGTTTCCTATGACTTGGGAAGAAACAACCGATATCAAAGCAATTTGGGATGCAGATGTTGCGTATGTGACAAGGATCCAGGAAGAAAGATTCCCTGATCATAGAGAGTATGAAAAACTAAAAGATATCTATAAAGTGAATAAGGAACTTGTCCTTGCTTCCAAAAAAGACACAACCATCCTCCATCCACTCCCTCGTGTGAATGAACTATCCACTGATGTGGATGATTTACCAAATGCAGCATACTTTCGACAGGCGAAGTATGGAGTTGTTGTCAGAATGGTTTTACTCTGCTTAAGTCTTGGTGTCAATTTTGACTAA
- a CDS encoding DUF2203 domain-containing protein yields the protein MTKKIWTLEEAREILPLVRDITKEYYVKASVLADDVRNKMLPENVLESKEEEIGDIIKHWTNEILNLKIDVKGLWLVDFDHGNGFYCWTWGEEDVLYEHGYHEGFRSRKLIEENKEENDSDK from the coding sequence TTGACTAAAAAAATTTGGACTTTGGAAGAAGCGAGGGAAATCTTACCCCTTGTCCGTGATATCACAAAAGAATACTATGTTAAGGCAAGTGTTCTCGCAGATGATGTGCGAAACAAAATGTTACCAGAAAATGTTTTGGAATCCAAAGAAGAAGAAATTGGAGATATCATCAAACATTGGACAAACGAAATCTTAAATTTGAAAATTGATGTTAAGGGATTGTGGCTCGTAGACTTCGATCATGGCAATGGATTTTACTGTTGGACTTGGGGCGAAGAAGATGTGTTATACGAACATGGTTATCATGAAGGATTTAGATCGAGAAAACTCATAGAGGAAAATAAAGAAGAAAATGACTCAGATAAATGA
- a CDS encoding LL-diaminopimelate aminotransferase, with product MTQINENYLKLKAGYLFPEIGRRVKAYSEANQNAKIIRLGIGDVTLPLAPTIVNAMVDAAKEMGSAGGFHGYGPEQGYSFLIQKIIAHDYTARGVQIAEDEVFVSDGSKCDCGNIQEIFSLDSKIAVVDPVYPVYVDTNVMAGRTGEVGPDGRYANIIYMPATEENNFEPDFPKEKPDIIYLCYPNNPTGMVATKARLTEWVNYAKKMGSIILYDSAYESFIQDKEIPKSIYEIPGAKEVAMEFRSFSKTAGFTGTRCAYLVIPKDLKGKTKSGEEVSFNSLWNRRHTTKFNGVSYVTQKGAEAVFSTQGQVEIKEQISYYMENAKLIREGLAKAGYKVFGGTNAPYIWLKTPRGLKSWEFFDELLGNAQVVGTPGSGFGPAGEGYFRLSAFGKREDVISAIERIQKM from the coding sequence ATGACTCAGATAAATGAAAACTATTTAAAATTAAAAGCGGGATATTTATTCCCTGAGATTGGAAGACGTGTAAAGGCTTATTCCGAAGCCAACCAAAATGCAAAAATCATCCGACTTGGGATTGGTGACGTAACTCTACCACTCGCACCAACCATTGTCAATGCCATGGTAGATGCAGCAAAAGAGATGGGAAGTGCAGGTGGATTCCATGGGTATGGACCGGAACAAGGGTATTCCTTCCTCATCCAAAAAATCATCGCTCACGATTATACTGCACGTGGAGTCCAAATCGCAGAAGACGAGGTATTTGTTTCTGATGGATCTAAATGTGATTGTGGAAACATCCAAGAGATTTTTTCCCTCGATAGTAAAATTGCCGTCGTAGACCCTGTGTATCCAGTATATGTGGATACCAATGTAATGGCAGGAAGAACTGGCGAAGTGGGACCTGATGGACGTTATGCGAACATCATTTATATGCCAGCGACGGAAGAAAATAATTTTGAACCTGATTTTCCAAAAGAAAAACCAGATATCATTTATCTTTGTTATCCGAATAACCCAACAGGAATGGTCGCAACGAAGGCCCGTCTTACAGAATGGGTGAACTATGCTAAAAAAATGGGAAGTATCATTCTATATGATTCAGCGTATGAATCTTTTATCCAAGACAAAGAGATTCCAAAATCCATTTATGAAATCCCAGGAGCCAAAGAAGTGGCAATGGAATTTCGTTCCTTCTCCAAAACTGCAGGGTTTACGGGAACACGTTGTGCCTACCTTGTGATCCCGAAAGACCTAAAAGGAAAAACAAAATCAGGAGAAGAGGTGAGTTTTAATTCGCTTTGGAACAGACGCCACACAACCAAATTCAATGGTGTATCGTATGTCACACAGAAAGGGGCGGAAGCTGTGTTTTCCACCCAAGGACAAGTAGAGATCAAAGAACAAATTTCCTACTATATGGAAAATGCAAAACTCATTCGCGAAGGTCTTGCTAAGGCAGGTTACAAAGTGTTTGGCGGAACGAATGCTCCATACATTTGGCTAAAAACCCCACGGGGACTTAAATCTTGGGAATTTTTTGACGAACTCCTTGGAAACGCACAAGTGGTAGGAACTCCTGGATCTGGGTTTGGACCGGCTGGGGAAGGGTATTTCCGTCTTTCTGCCTTTGGAAAACGGGAAGACGTCATTTCTGCCATCGAACGCATCCAAAAAATGTAA
- a CDS encoding adhesin OmpL37 family surface protein, translating into MGKWKFILFFAMVVGHISHINAVSPEQTNLGILIFENKENLNFINVALSNLAPSQEEAQSTAQPGTTQTPDPSKKNLDFDYFKLLKAANQSDFSGNMWYLQSNYVYGFRQLRQAQGELKNIFEIVLQKYIEDARALLEAAAPAIIRSNDSNAKALLRLGFRDLRSSEDLYTTGLNSSPHQYRYKLTLYKEGILTLRRAKRFAILAMIYSKTPDEDKPEYQYRSNEDLKEARNEEKQRNYEKVRDTLINFIENKRMERTVVPPGNPDAKPLDLLEQHDDNYGFITSKKLDLLLEANAQIKETEGARRESVPPTPKFDENGKAIYPEEKKK; encoded by the coding sequence ATGGGAAAATGGAAATTCATCCTCTTTTTTGCAATGGTTGTGGGACATATCTCCCACATCAATGCAGTATCTCCAGAACAAACGAATTTGGGGATTTTGATCTTTGAAAACAAAGAAAACTTAAATTTTATCAATGTGGCACTCAGTAATTTGGCTCCTTCACAAGAAGAAGCACAAAGCACTGCCCAACCAGGAACAACCCAAACCCCAGATCCTTCCAAAAAGAATTTGGATTTTGATTATTTCAAACTCCTAAAAGCAGCAAACCAATCTGACTTTAGTGGAAACATGTGGTACTTACAAAGTAATTATGTGTATGGATTCCGCCAACTCAGACAAGCCCAAGGGGAACTCAAAAATATCTTTGAAATCGTATTACAAAAATACATCGAAGATGCAAGAGCACTTTTGGAAGCAGCAGCACCTGCCATCATCAGATCAAATGATAGCAACGCAAAAGCTTTGTTACGTTTAGGTTTTCGTGACCTTCGTTCCTCAGAAGATCTTTACACAACTGGTCTCAATTCAAGCCCTCACCAATACCGTTATAAACTTACGCTCTACAAAGAAGGGATTTTAACACTTCGTCGTGCAAAACGTTTTGCAATCCTTGCGATGATTTATAGCAAAACTCCAGATGAGGATAAACCTGAATACCAATACCGTTCCAATGAAGACCTAAAAGAAGCTCGTAACGAAGAAAAACAACGTAACTACGAAAAGGTGAGAGATACCCTCATCAACTTCATTGAAAACAAACGTATGGAAAGAACTGTTGTCCCTCCAGGAAACCCAGATGCAAAACCATTGGATTTACTAGAACAACATGATGATAACTACGGTTTCATCACTTCTAAAAAATTAGATCTACTGCTTGAAGCTAATGCACAAATCAAAGAGACGGAAGGGGCAAGACGTGAATCAGTTCCTCCAACTCCAAAATTTGATGAAAACGGCAAAGCGATTTATCCGGAAGAAAAGAAGAAATAA
- a CDS encoding helix-turn-helix domain-containing protein, which yields MKFESLYRHFLLTRATHIPVVNEKGELVGLLSKERVHRELSDLGKEREDLDKIPLEILETELNESILLYFKETSLIPVIGIDGDKKDNWDKPRFLAAFTKLESKQVRDPKLDGIESKLEKKKENVDSVQWFMELILSHFPDGLFATDVTGGTIFYNESFERDILTKSLFDDSIETAEKYLHNLNREVLASYLKEHDLSMGKEADTNVLTTMLPDLQSQVRIITLKKEKKLVGFLYHFVSSSVGFGAGKTKSEFPDLDMAFFSKLPLETVLAEMEAHYIHKSLQRNSQNISHAASELGIPRTTLQNRIRFLNLSERFQNNKKERVVIPRKRSEKQLDSEKQSSSQPKVSQKKQSLPKKKQNPNSTKKGKSEKRTTSLPKKQGNGKQRTKTKAKPTQKAKKRR from the coding sequence GTGAAGTTTGAATCACTCTATCGTCATTTTTTGCTCACAAGAGCCACTCACATTCCCGTTGTAAACGAGAAGGGGGAACTTGTTGGATTACTTTCCAAAGAGAGAGTCCATCGTGAGTTGTCTGACCTCGGGAAAGAAAGAGAAGATCTGGACAAAATTCCTTTAGAGATCTTGGAAACAGAACTGAACGAATCCATTCTATTATATTTTAAAGAAACTTCTCTCATTCCCGTGATTGGCATAGATGGTGATAAAAAAGACAATTGGGACAAACCAAGGTTCCTTGCAGCTTTCACCAAACTAGAATCCAAACAAGTCCGAGATCCAAAACTGGATGGTATCGAATCCAAACTCGAGAAAAAAAAAGAAAACGTGGATTCCGTCCAGTGGTTTATGGAACTCATCCTTTCCCATTTTCCTGATGGCCTTTTTGCAACTGACGTAACAGGTGGAACTATTTTTTATAATGAAAGTTTCGAAAGGGATATTCTCACAAAATCATTGTTTGATGACTCGATAGAAACTGCCGAGAAGTATTTACATAATTTAAATAGAGAAGTCCTCGCATCTTACCTAAAAGAACATGATTTGAGTATGGGGAAAGAAGCAGATACAAATGTCCTAACAACCATGTTACCAGACTTACAATCCCAAGTAAGGATCATCACTTTAAAAAAAGAGAAAAAGTTAGTGGGGTTTTTATACCATTTTGTTTCAAGTAGTGTTGGTTTTGGGGCTGGAAAAACAAAATCGGAATTCCCTGATTTGGACATGGCTTTTTTTTCGAAACTCCCTCTGGAAACTGTCCTTGCGGAAATGGAAGCCCACTACATCCACAAATCCTTACAAAGGAATTCGCAAAATATATCCCATGCTGCAAGTGAACTCGGTATTCCGCGTACAACCTTGCAAAATAGAATTCGATTTTTAAATTTATCGGAACGTTTCCAAAACAATAAAAAGGAACGAGTGGTCATTCCGAGAAAACGATCCGAAAAACAACTGGATTCGGAAAAACAGTCCTCTTCCCAACCCAAAGTTTCGCAAAAAAAACAAAGTCTCCCTAAGAAAAAACAAAATCCAAACTCAACCAAAAAAGGAAAATCAGAGAAACGAACCACTTCTCTTCCGAAAAAACAAGGAAATGGGAAACAAAGGACCAAAACGAAGGCAAAACCAACACAAAAGGCAAAAAAAAGACGTTGA
- the rho gene encoding transcription termination factor Rho, which translates to MASRKQEEIQVNPPEEPTEYTNGIMDQDDASEPPKQFKKKKSRYEGPIPPPLDLVELKKKNINELADLAKGLGVENTHGLKKQNLMFALLQAQTEKDGQVHAAGVMERLPDGYGFLRSPDYNYVPGPDDIYVSPSQIKLFGLRTGDTVTGLIRPPKEAERFFAMLRVESINGFPVEVAQKRNLFDNLTPLYPDERINMEFDPSHLDTRVIDLMCPIGKGQRALIVAPPRTGKTVLMQSIANAITRNHPEIFLIVLLIDERPEEVTDMARHVKGEVVSSTFDEPAQRHVQVAEMVIEKAKRLVEHGKDVVILLDSITRLARAYNQVVPTSGKILSGGVDSNALHKPKRFFGAARNIEEGGSLTIIATALIDTGSRMDEVIFEEFKGTGNMEIHLDRKLADKRIFPAIDINRSGTRKEELLLPQDTLTRVFILRKVLSPMSITESMELLIEKMRGAKTNDQFLASMNTN; encoded by the coding sequence ATGGCATCACGCAAACAAGAAGAAATCCAAGTTAATCCCCCCGAAGAACCAACTGAATATACGAATGGCATCATGGACCAAGACGATGCTTCTGAACCACCGAAACAATTTAAGAAAAAAAAGAGCCGGTATGAAGGACCAATTCCTCCTCCTCTTGATCTAGTTGAACTTAAGAAAAAAAATATCAATGAACTTGCTGACCTTGCAAAAGGTTTGGGAGTAGAAAACACTCATGGTTTAAAAAAACAAAACTTGATGTTTGCTCTCCTCCAAGCACAAACCGAAAAAGATGGACAAGTGCATGCAGCAGGAGTAATGGAAAGATTACCTGATGGGTATGGTTTCTTACGTTCACCTGACTACAATTATGTGCCAGGTCCGGATGATATTTATGTGTCTCCTTCTCAAATTAAATTATTTGGTCTTCGAACGGGAGATACTGTAACAGGCCTTATTCGTCCACCAAAAGAAGCGGAAAGATTTTTTGCGATGTTACGAGTGGAATCAATCAATGGTTTCCCTGTTGAAGTTGCACAAAAACGAAATTTATTTGATAACTTAACACCGCTTTACCCTGACGAAAGGATCAATATGGAATTTGACCCTAGTCATTTGGATACACGTGTGATCGATCTTATGTGTCCAATCGGAAAGGGACAAAGAGCTCTTATCGTGGCTCCTCCAAGAACGGGTAAAACAGTTCTCATGCAATCCATTGCCAATGCGATTACTCGTAACCACCCAGAAATTTTTCTAATCGTTTTACTCATTGATGAACGTCCAGAAGAAGTAACTGACATGGCTCGCCATGTGAAAGGTGAAGTTGTGAGTTCTACTTTTGACGAACCAGCACAACGCCACGTCCAAGTGGCCGAGATGGTCATCGAAAAAGCGAAACGACTTGTGGAACATGGAAAGGATGTGGTTATCCTTCTTGACTCGATCACAAGACTTGCTCGTGCTTACAACCAAGTGGTGCCTACATCGGGAAAAATCCTTTCCGGTGGTGTGGACTCAAACGCCCTACACAAACCAAAACGTTTTTTTGGTGCAGCAAGGAATATTGAAGAAGGTGGGTCACTCACCATTATCGCAACCGCCCTCATTGACACGGGTTCTCGAATGGACGAAGTGATTTTTGAGGAATTTAAGGGAACGGGAAATATGGAAATCCATTTGGACCGAAAACTCGCTGACAAACGAATTTTCCCTGCCATCGATATCAACCGCTCAGGAACGAGGAAGGAAGAACTCCTCCTACCGCAAGACACCCTTACTCGTGTCTTTATCCTCCGAAAAGTACTTTCTCCTATGAGTATCACCGAAAGTATGGAACTATTGATTGAAAAAATGCGTGGTGCGAAGACAAACGACCAATTCCTCGCCAGCATGAATACGAACTAA
- the rpmE gene encoding 50S ribosomal protein L31, producing MKTDIHPKYVAAKIKCACGNVIETRSTAGDISVEICSNCHPFFTGKSKLVDTTGRVDKFKKKYKMK from the coding sequence ATGAAAACTGACATCCATCCAAAATACGTTGCTGCCAAAATTAAATGTGCTTGTGGTAATGTGATTGAAACACGTTCCACTGCAGGGGACATCAGTGTGGAAATTTGTTCCAACTGCCACCCGTTCTTCACAGGAAAATCAAAACTTGTGGATACAACAGGCCGCGTAGACAAATTCAAGAAAAAATACAAAATGAAGTAA
- a CDS encoding iron-sulfur cluster assembly scaffold protein, which translates to MAVMDFARYKEINDQRMNYREMEDATVVSYYRNTGCGDGYRIYLKLNDNQVVEDASYTTTGCGFGIVALAMATEYAKGKSISELKSLTQETLETLFEFPERRKNYPESAVAALKKAVEDYESGQGVPKENRITKAQTMELLHKQGHLREAKLSSVMLEKEKLDGVDFSGADLHNAFLQNSSFVGANFQGANLKASFFNGADLRNANFRGADLRFAKLASAKIDGADFTDAIYDIGTRVDHSQMYIFDVMKKAGKDLYLKTGEGE; encoded by the coding sequence ATGGCAGTAATGGACTTTGCTCGCTACAAAGAAATCAACGACCAAAGGATGAATTACCGTGAGATGGAAGACGCAACTGTCGTCTCCTATTACCGCAACACAGGTTGCGGAGACGGTTATCGCATCTATCTTAAGTTAAACGATAACCAAGTTGTGGAAGACGCAAGTTATACCACAACAGGCTGTGGGTTTGGGATTGTGGCACTTGCCATGGCAACAGAATATGCCAAAGGCAAATCCATTTCTGAATTAAAATCCCTAACTCAAGAAACACTCGAAACATTATTTGAGTTCCCAGAACGTAGGAAAAACTACCCAGAATCAGCTGTAGCTGCTCTCAAAAAAGCGGTAGAAGATTATGAATCAGGGCAAGGTGTTCCGAAAGAAAATCGAATCACTAAAGCACAAACCATGGAACTCCTCCACAAACAAGGCCACCTAAGGGAAGCTAAGTTATCCAGTGTGATGTTAGAAAAAGAAAAATTGGACGGTGTCGATTTTTCAGGTGCTGACTTACACAATGCTTTTTTACAAAACTCTAGTTTTGTGGGAGCGAACTTCCAAGGTGCGAACCTCAAGGCTTCTTTTTTTAACGGAGCTGATTTGCGTAATGCCAATTTTCGTGGTGCTGACCTAAGGTTTGCAAAATTAGCCTCGGCCAAAATAGACGGAGCTGATTTTACGGATGCCATTTATGATATTGGAACCCGTGTGGACCATAGCCAAATGTATATTTTTGATGTGATGAAAAAAGCTGGGAAAGATCTCTATTTAAAAACTGGGGAAGGGGAATGA
- a CDS encoding STAS domain-containing protein, whose product MLIQSHRQENHLLLSIQRDVLMENSREFYQEFEKAIEGSNFGKLTMDFHLVKFLDSSGIGAVIKASSALHNRGVEIFVTNLNKNLNSVFRLSGLNHILSILTLDEYLSKFPEFQQTLEA is encoded by the coding sequence ATGTTGATTCAAAGCCACCGTCAGGAAAACCACCTGTTACTCTCTATCCAAAGGGATGTCCTGATGGAAAATTCACGCGAGTTTTACCAAGAATTTGAGAAAGCAATTGAAGGTTCCAATTTTGGGAAACTCACAATGGACTTTCATTTGGTGAAATTTTTGGACTCGAGTGGGATCGGAGCGGTGATCAAAGCATCCTCTGCACTCCACAACCGTGGTGTGGAAATTTTTGTGACCAATCTCAATAAAAATCTAAATTCTGTTTTTCGTTTGTCTGGGCTCAACCATATCCTTTCGATTTTGACTTTGGATGAATACCTTTCCAAATTCCCAGAGTTCCAACAAACTCTAGAGGCTTAA